Below is a genomic region from candidate division KSB1 bacterium.
GAGCGGGGGACCTCCACCTCCTTGGCAGGGACGCCCAGTTCCTCGCATAGCCGCAACACCACCGCGCGCGTCACCCCCGGCAGGATGAGGTTGGAAAGCGGCGGCGTGTAGAACGTGCCGTCCTTGACAAAGCCGACGTTGCAGTGCGTGCCCTCGGTCATGAAGCCGTCCCGCGCCCACATGGCTTCCACTGCCCCCTGGTCAATGGCCCGCTGCCTGGAGAGCACATTGGGCAGCAGCGCAATGGACTTGATATCGCAGCGCAGCCAGCGGATGTCCTCCTCCAGGATCACCTTCACCCCTTGTTCGATCTCCTCCCAATGCGGCTTGAACGGCGAGGTGCTGATGTACACGGTGGGCGGCGTGCCGGCCGGGGGAAACCAATGCCGCCGCGGACTGTACGCGCCGCGCGTCACCTGCAGGTAGGCAATCGCCTGCTCTTGGTCGTGATTGTTCTCCTCCACCAACCGCTGGATGATGGCCGGAAACGCGCTGAGGTCCGGCGCCTGGATGCGCAGCTCGCGTAGCCCGCGCGCCATACGCGCAAGATGTGCCTCCGTCTGGAAAAAGACCCCGTAGTAACAGCGGATGACCTCATACACGCCATCGGCAAACTGAAAGCCCCGCTCGTAAGGCGGAAGGCAGACCTCGGTTTCCTGCATGTAGTGACCGTTGTAGTAGACGAGCATAAGGGTTCCTTCTTCCAGATCGCCGTCCTCAGCTGCCCGGGCTTTCACACTTGCCGAAGGAGCTGCCATGAGATGCGCATTCGCCCCGCGCGTCGCACGTCTCTTACCGTCAGGGGATGTTCCCCAGCGGGGCGAGGTCAACGGCCTTGTAGATTTTTCACCCTAACGGGGTCTTCGTCACTGCACAAGCCTGCGTCTTCGTATCTGTGCTACAGCCTCCCCGCGAGGACCACCGTGGTGCGCGCAGTCTCTACCACGCCGGCCGAGGCGTTGAGCGCTTCGAGATAGACCACATAGACGCCGATGCGCGCCTGCTGGCCGCGGTCGTCTCTGCCGTCCCAGACTATGGCATTCGTGGCGCCAGTAGGTTGATTGCTGGCCAAGAACCGGACCAGCCGGCCGGTGACATCGTAGATCTTGATGTTGACCGCCGCGGTCGTCATGGGCAGGCTAAACGAGATCACGGCAAAGTCGTCGCGGCCATCGCCGTCCGGCGAGAACGGGGAAGGCGACACGCTGAGCGTGGTGCGTGCTGGCACCACGACGGTGAGGATGCTGTTCGCGCGTCCTGGGGTGGCACCGCTTTTGTCCACG
It encodes:
- a CDS encoding aminotransferase class IV; this encodes MAAPSASVKARAAEDGDLEEGTLMLVYYNGHYMQETEVCLPPYERGFQFADGVYEVIRCYYGVFFQTEAHLARMARGLRELRIQAPDLSAFPAIIQRLVEENNHDQEQAIAYLQVTRGAYSPRRHWFPPAGTPPTVYISTSPFKPHWEEIEQGVKVILEEDIRWLRCDIKSIALLPNVLSRQRAIDQGAVEAMWARDGFMTEGTHCNVGFVKDGTFYTPPLSNLILPGVTRAVVLRLCEELGVPAKEVEVPRSELAQFDEAMLIGTTVEITPIVQIGEMQVGTGVPGPITRRLQEAFYEKVLPAGARP